In one window of Arthrobacter pascens DNA:
- a CDS encoding TetR/AcrR family transcriptional regulator, whose product MGAKIKRQYDSTRRQEQAAETRRSIIVAANELFVSQGYGQTTVKQVAERAGVAVETVYAAFRTKASLLRHVWYVDFRGDEADVALYDRAEMQAILAEPDLPARIRRHAAFVTASNRRIAPLLGALTGAAASEPDAAAMLTEWADRRLDVATRYAHAAAATGQLGVTEEECRDVLFATMDGTLWTRLVGQRGWSDERFSEWLAAMWISMLVRH is encoded by the coding sequence ATGGGCGCGAAAATCAAGAGGCAGTACGACTCCACCCGCCGCCAGGAGCAGGCTGCTGAGACACGGCGAAGCATCATCGTGGCGGCGAACGAGCTGTTTGTCTCGCAGGGCTACGGGCAGACCACGGTCAAGCAGGTGGCCGAGCGGGCGGGCGTCGCCGTCGAAACTGTGTACGCGGCGTTCCGCACGAAAGCCTCGCTGCTCAGGCACGTTTGGTATGTCGATTTCCGCGGCGACGAGGCGGACGTGGCCCTATACGACAGGGCGGAGATGCAGGCCATCCTGGCCGAACCGGACCTGCCGGCCAGGATAAGGCGCCACGCCGCATTCGTGACCGCGAGCAATCGGCGGATCGCCCCTCTCCTGGGGGCCCTCACGGGAGCCGCCGCGAGCGAGCCCGACGCCGCCGCCATGCTCACCGAATGGGCCGACCGCCGCTTGGATGTGGCGACGCGTTACGCGCACGCTGCGGCCGCCACCGGGCAGCTTGGCGTCACGGAGGAGGAATGCCGCGATGTGCTGTTCGCGACCATGGACGGCACGCTCTGGACCCGGTTAGTGGGGCAGCGCGGCTGGAGCGATGAAAGGTTCTCGGAATGGCTTGCCGCGATGTGGATCAGCATGCTCGTCCGGCACTAA
- a CDS encoding NAD(P)H-dependent flavin oxidoreductase, which translates to MAQEQRTSVRPNRITELFGIEVPVVLGPFGGVSSVPLTAAVSDGGGLGSFGLYGYTAEAIHKTAGQLREATARPFALNLWVPDGSENTRLAQADFDRYVGVLRPYFDELGLPLPEMPDRYLPDFGEQVAATLEAGPAVVSFVFGVPAPEIIEEAHRRGIVVAATATTAAEAAALEAGGVDAVVATGMEAGGHRVSFLKPAEESLVGTFALVPQVRDAVKIPVIAAGGIADRRGYRAALALGADAVQVGTAFLATRESAAVPAYRAILKSPAAGETVLTRAFSGRLARGIPNRIIADLRDPSRIAPFPAQNWLTGRFRPEAAAQGNTELMSLWAGQGAPLIRHDSAADVLAELLAGESGL; encoded by the coding sequence ATGGCGCAAGAGCAGCGCACCTCAGTCCGCCCCAACCGGATCACCGAACTCTTCGGCATTGAAGTCCCCGTTGTTCTTGGCCCGTTCGGCGGCGTGTCCTCCGTCCCGCTGACGGCCGCGGTCAGCGACGGCGGCGGGCTGGGCTCCTTCGGCCTCTACGGCTATACCGCCGAGGCCATCCACAAGACGGCCGGGCAACTCAGGGAAGCCACGGCCAGACCGTTCGCACTGAACCTCTGGGTGCCGGACGGCAGCGAAAATACCCGGCTCGCTCAGGCGGACTTCGACCGCTACGTGGGCGTCCTCCGGCCCTACTTTGATGAACTGGGCCTCCCCCTCCCGGAGATGCCCGACCGCTATCTCCCGGACTTCGGCGAACAGGTGGCGGCGACGCTGGAGGCGGGTCCCGCCGTCGTCAGTTTCGTTTTTGGCGTTCCCGCTCCTGAAATCATCGAGGAGGCGCACCGGCGCGGGATAGTGGTTGCAGCAACCGCCACCACGGCGGCGGAAGCGGCGGCCCTGGAAGCCGGCGGCGTGGACGCGGTGGTAGCCACCGGCATGGAGGCAGGCGGCCATCGGGTCTCCTTCCTGAAGCCCGCAGAGGAATCCCTGGTGGGTACCTTTGCCCTGGTTCCGCAAGTGAGGGATGCCGTCAAAATCCCGGTCATCGCCGCAGGCGGCATCGCCGACCGCCGCGGGTACAGGGCTGCCTTGGCGCTCGGCGCCGACGCCGTCCAGGTGGGCACCGCGTTCCTCGCCACCAGGGAATCGGCTGCCGTTCCGGCCTACCGCGCCATCCTCAAAAGCCCGGCCGCCGGGGAAACCGTGCTCACCAGGGCCTTCAGCGGACGGCTGGCACGAGGAATCCCCAACCGCATCATCGCCGACCTCAGGGACCCATCGAGGATCGCGCCCTTCCCTGCTCAGAACTGGCTGACCGGCCGCTTCCGCCCGGAGGCCGCCGCCCAGGGAAATACGGAGCTCATGTCCCTGTGGGCCGGCCAGGGCGCGCCCTTGATCCGACATGACTCCGCCGCGGATGTCCTGGCCGAACTTCTGGCAGGCGAATCAGGTTTGTAG